The Trichoderma breve strain T069 chromosome 2, whole genome shotgun sequence DNA segment GGATATTTCGAGAAAGACATCAGGCATCAACTCTCCCATTTGATAGGCGAAGTTCCGACTTACTGCACAGCAGCCCTTCCCATGTCTGGGGCATCTAGATGGAGTAAGGCTTCCGTATCTCGTAAACGCTTAATTCCATTCTTAATTCCGTAAACAATCACAATCTCAACCACAGGAAAGACCCTCTCAAAGATCGACCATACCAGCCCCCACACGGCAGAAACAAGCAGAGGAATGGAAGAAATGCTGCCCCTGTAATAACACATCACGAAATGAGAATTTGTACGGTACGGAAACAGAGTGTCTATTCGAGGTAGTAGTAGCAGTTCTAACAGCACCCTGGCACCAAGAAGATTACATCCTTGAACCATCATCCTGCTTGGGTATCAAACGAACAAGGAATGAAGGCCAGGATTATCAGCGCTGAAGCCCCAAATGCCAAGATTACGCCACATCACCAACCATCACCGAGCAATACTACATGCAGACGGCTGTACTCATACTTACACGTGCAGGTACCTCCTTCATTTCTCCGTGAAAgccaaagtacatgtagaaAGCGGATAATGGCACAGCTTCGAAAGCAAACAACGGCGCTACGATCCCTTGCATCCCTCAACCTGTACCATCATATCTCAATTACTTGGACAAGGCAATCAAATCGTCAAACTCCGCAGCCCCAGTGGATCGAAATATTCCGCAGATACGGAGCCATCAAGTCACATTACGCTCATTCCTCACCGCAACCTATCCACAGGTCAAGGAGCCACCCGGAGACATAAAGTAAAAAGACAAACGCAAATCTCCTGAGGGGGCGAGTAGTTGTTGCGTGTTTCGGCATTCGCTTTTGCCTTGTGTGATTGAGCGGGTGCTTCAATTCCGTCAGAATTATTCAGATCTTCTTCGGAGTATTGAACATCGTTATTATTCAGCTTCTTTGTTGGGTAACTAATGCTTAGTGATCTACTCTGCGGAACTCCGATAAAGCATGACAATGTGACCAAATACAGAATTCATTAAGTGCGTTTGTCGTATAATCTTATGGCGCCATCTTTGACTTTTACGCAACGGGCGGTGCTGAAAGATCCACGGCCAGGTGCCATCGCCTTCTGCCTCGCTACAAGCTGGGCGCTGTCATCACGAGAGAAACTGAGGTCCTGACCCCTTGCTTTGGCTAAACAGACCGAAACTCATGTTTTGCCTCGTAGTGTTACTATTCATATACATGTGTGGGGTCCTTAAATACTCCAAGAATGCTAGAGTCAGCAGGACAACGATGCTCCCTTGCATTGCGACTGCATCCAATAGATGGGTATACTCCAAAATCACTCACGAATAGCCCCCAAAACACTCTGTATCGTTTGTAACAATTACTTCAGAGCAGAACATAGAACACAAAAGTCAAGAATCTCAACCAATCTTTGAAGAGGCAGCAGTTAAGGGGACGCAGATTAGCAATCCCGTCTAACCATGACACGTTGTATCCGGAGGTGTACCGGCTTAAAGGGGGAACTGCCAAGTCACCAACTGCATTTGCTTCAGTATTTGTTATCACGCCTTTTCGTAGAGATACAGTTCCACACATTGCGTCTCAGCTCCAAGAACGGGCAGTGGCAATGTCTGCCTGTGTAACTCCGTCCACCCCTGATCTGATAAGAGGCCAAACAGCGCTTCCTCCGAAACATGCCGCGGGTTTGTCGCCAGAAAGACTTTTGTAAACTGCGGCTGCTCGCCGGTCTCTGCCGTGTTGGACTCGTGCAACGCGGAAAGCGTCCCGAGCAGGGCGGGAAGCATGTCCACGTTGTAAATGCAGTCGCTGAGTAGGACAAGGTCCCAACGGTGACTTTGTGCTTCCGGGCCAAACACTCCCTCTCGTCCTTGCTCCCAGTCGAGATTTTCGGAGAGAAGCCTTGCAGGAGGAGCAGTGTTGGACTTGTGCCCCTGTCgggcttgaagaagctgggacATGTTTGATCTAGTCCGACTTTCTGCTTCCTCCAAGTCCGTCATGAGAATGATACATCTACGGCTAGGGGGCGGTCGTGTCATTGGAAAGACGACACTCAAGCCTCCCCCGAGAATTCCCACGCCGCATTCTCGTTCTAGTGCGTTGGTCGGTTTTCGCCCTGTGGGTAACCTCTTTAAGACTTTTAACTCAGAGGGCTCTGTATCCGCTGGCGTCAGCAATGTTCATGACTCTTCAACTGCACACAATGCAGGCACACCAGCATCCCAAATATGCCTCGCAATGCTCTCGCCAATCTCCTCTTCAAACTCAATGTAGAATTTCTGCTCGGAGGTGCCGGGTAGTGACAGTCTTCTTGTAGAAACTTAGATGTTGGCCTCATCATGGCTCAGAGTGATCCAGACTGGCATCACTTGTCCAGCCAGCCCCTCTTCTGAAGAACTGTAGTGGCAAGAATATCGCGTATGCTAAGCGCAGAATATTTCTCTGTACTAATACATACGTTGACCTTGAATTCTGCTTTCGGTGTTTGTTGCTTAACTGCGGTCGACAGAAGGCTTTGCAACACGCATCCCAGATCGCCGTCGTAATTCGCTGTGCCGGACAATGGACCTTCTTTTTGAGCCCGGAGCTAATGTCTTTCTGGCATAAAATGTCAAGTCAATTGGTTCGTCTGGATATAGAAATGAGTCGCCCAGAGCTGTAACTATTGTAGATGAGATCTAGCGTTTCTTTCCAGACTGAGATTAAGCCGCGGATTTGAGCAGTCGTATATGTATGTAGTACTAGGTACCTGTACGTTATCGCCAAGTACCTTACTACTTATTTCGAGCACCAAATATCTCTACCTATTATCTCTTGGCACCAGAGCGCACTTTACTGACAAGGATATGTATACTGATGCTAAGTATGAACTCGAATGAAgttcgtcatcttcaacagaATTTTATTATTTGCTTACCCAGTCACCCAACAATTATCACAACCACGGTTTCAGAAGGACATAACACGTATTTGGGTATATTGAAATGAGATCGCGAGAAAATATGTAATATTAAGAAAGGAAACTTCGAAATTACAAAAGTTAAAGAAATAGCCTATGTGAAGAGAAGAACTAAGTATAACAAAGGAAACAATGCCTTCTCAGTATTATAATGCACTCAATAGCTTGGTGACCACAATGTAAGTacgcctcttctcttcactcAACGTCCACTCGTTTTCATCCTGCGTAAATATGAAAGAGAACGGTGCAATGAAATATCTCCTGAATTATGTACAGACAGATAGTGCTGATAGCATTCCACTTCTTTCTGCTACTCTAGGTGCTCTTCGTAACTGGGTAGAGATACGAGAGCAAGGTGAAGCAAGTGTCTCGCTACGTGGTCTGCCCTGTTGCCATCGATTTCTTCAATGCCGCACAAAGGACAATGTTGGAACATAGAGATCGATGGTCGCGCAATTCTGATGGCTAGGACACTGAGATGAGTATCTGTAAATTTGTTCTGGTGAACAATTTTCATGTGGTCAATGTATTCACTCTTCGTGGTGCTTTGGAATTCTGCGTGAGATTTAGAAGCACAGCGCCATCGCATATAATGTGAGGACATATGCTTGAGCCATGCTTTTTTATGGCTATACACTTCTTCGGGTGAGTCGCAACCTTCAAATAGGCAGACATAGGAATCGAGATCATTCTCAACATGTAATTCGCTGCGATAGTTAGCACCTAGATACAACGAATCGGGGT contains these protein-coding regions:
- a CDS encoding lysine methyltransferase domain-containing protein — translated: MSQLLQARQGHKSNTAPPARLLSENLDWEQGREGVFGPEAQSHRWDLVLLSDCIYNVDMLPALLGTLSALHESNTAETGEQPQFTKVFLATNPRHVSEEALFGLLSDQGWTELHRQTLPLPVLGAETQCVELYLYEKA